From Xylocopilactobacillus apis, a single genomic window includes:
- a CDS encoding tyrosine-protein phosphatase, with protein sequence MNSYDISVKQTRKNIFTFHTNKLFSHPLQISLSIFPDGRESNFIGTMKNQDAEFEIPKLTKRPYFLIDDGSNSFIIAERTLLIDGLINFRDIGGYITKDGKSTKWGMMYRGDQIHNAEDSGIKYLQQLSIKTIIDYRSNDEVNKYPNRVINENIVTYNMDPSAHTAEVAAQFASSKDHEDVNLIDNIIKQKNNGELKSNQETVLKEYRNFVKSKKSQEVYGRMLKIARNPNNVAIIQHCRGGKDRTGYGIMLLLGILGVPKDIIIKDYMLTKTNRTERNEAKMNRYRKITDDQQVLEHLYALIDTKEEFIEESINTIENEYGNFISYAKKELKLNDRDISDLQQLYLTK encoded by the coding sequence ATGAATTCATACGATATATCAGTTAAACAAACAAGGAAAAATATATTTACTTTTCATACTAATAAGTTATTTTCGCATCCTTTACAAATTTCCCTTTCAATTTTTCCAGATGGTCGTGAATCGAATTTCATTGGTACTATGAAAAATCAAGATGCAGAATTTGAGATACCAAAGTTAACAAAAAGACCATATTTTCTTATCGATGATGGAAGTAATTCTTTCATAATAGCTGAGAGAACGTTATTAATCGATGGTTTGATCAATTTTCGAGATATAGGTGGTTATATTACAAAAGACGGTAAGTCAACAAAATGGGGTATGATGTATCGAGGAGATCAGATACATAACGCTGAAGATAGTGGGATCAAATATCTTCAGCAATTATCAATAAAAACAATCATAGATTATCGGAGTAACGATGAAGTAAATAAGTACCCTAATCGAGTAATCAACGAAAATATTGTGACATATAATATGGATCCATCAGCTCACACTGCAGAAGTTGCCGCTCAATTTGCTTCTTCAAAGGATCATGAAGACGTAAACTTAATTGATAATATTATTAAGCAGAAAAATAACGGTGAACTAAAAAGTAATCAAGAAACAGTTTTAAAAGAATACAGGAACTTTGTTAAAAGCAAAAAATCTCAAGAAGTTTATGGAAGAATGTTAAAAATTGCTAGAAATCCAAATAATGTTGCAATTATTCAACACTGTCGAGGCGGTAAGGATAGAACCGGCTATGGAATAATGTTGCTATTGGGAATTTTAGGAGTACCTAAAGACATAATCATTAAAGATTATATGCTTACTAAGACAAATCGAACTGAACGTAATGAAGCAAAAATGAACCGTTATCGAAAAATTACGGATGATCAGCAAGTGTTAGAACATTTATACGCATTAATTGACACAAAAGAAGAATTTATTGAAGAATCTATTAATACTATTGAAAATGAATATGGAAATTTTATCTCTTATGCTAAAAAAGAATTAAAATTAAATGATCGTGACATTTCTGATTTACAACAATTGTATTTAACAAAATAG
- a CDS encoding HTH domain-containing protein produces MDLINILDRGKRYKAIFLTMLRSNEYVTSDFLASITGVSIRTIKKDLKNLQSEFNENQLNLKIISKKAHGYSLIISNKDLYEQIQKHFQLYQADVQSEFSKRVYLILKMLLASRKPIKIIDLQKQMLINDNNSLNRELLKVKDILKSYQLVLNYSLKGIEIKGPIYFKILLLSRDYKYFGVDVRTDIEYYDQLFIISKSKRAKIRQIIFSALVRSNISFSDVTSERFVNLIVLLHHLEDDVFYQSQLTPYPEFDYKKTREYKFVKIITNNLSEKELGFKYSVSMIEFLTHISVMSIDIYHFQECSTANYGELLDFTIEIRDELIRQISKTIFVDVSNNETLVKDLTKILLPISLKIKWGISDDVNITLYKDPRSLFSPILEESFKHITQNFMKKYTYYFSTREQQVIIGIIQGMINRIELTHRKLDIVIIAINGKLSTQQIKFNLLHYYKSYINVLSTKSLYELKSQDYDYYDYYICGKYGKNMRIPFHPILYVDETIKETEYVDSLQKVFLKSLGYDLKLPKITVEHVSKMTESYENYCATDIYNSNNTIIRVLFNLNSSKNNFKVYRFDQEYQSTDTNISSFIVLDTKVNGDFEMLKMITNIFWQIEKKPSLIQMSSEKKYSYTYFIENN; encoded by the coding sequence ATGGATTTAATTAATATTTTGGATCGAGGAAAAAGATATAAAGCAATTTTTTTAACAATGCTTAGATCTAATGAGTATGTAACTAGTGATTTTTTAGCTTCTATAACAGGGGTTAGCATTCGTACAATTAAGAAAGATTTGAAAAATCTTCAATCAGAATTTAATGAAAATCAATTAAATTTAAAAATCATTTCAAAAAAAGCTCATGGATATAGTTTGATTATTTCAAATAAAGATCTTTATGAACAAATTCAAAAGCATTTTCAACTTTACCAAGCTGATGTTCAATCTGAATTTTCAAAAAGAGTTTACTTGATATTGAAAATGTTATTAGCAAGTCGAAAACCAATAAAAATTATTGATTTACAAAAACAGATGTTAATAAACGATAATAATTCTTTAAATCGTGAACTGTTAAAAGTAAAAGATATATTAAAGTCATACCAACTGGTTTTGAATTATAGTTTAAAGGGTATTGAAATTAAGGGTCCAATTTATTTTAAAATTCTTCTTTTGTCTAGAGACTACAAGTATTTTGGAGTCGATGTTCGTACAGATATCGAATATTATGACCAGTTATTTATAATATCCAAAAGTAAAAGGGCTAAAATTAGACAAATAATTTTTAGTGCGTTGGTAAGAAGTAATATCTCGTTTTCAGATGTGACGAGTGAAAGATTTGTAAATTTAATAGTGCTATTACATCATCTTGAAGATGATGTTTTTTATCAATCTCAATTAACTCCGTATCCAGAATTTGACTATAAAAAAACAAGAGAATATAAATTCGTCAAAATAATTACAAATAATTTAAGTGAAAAAGAATTAGGATTTAAATACTCTGTTTCTATGATTGAGTTTCTTACTCATATTTCTGTTATGAGTATTGACATTTATCATTTTCAGGAATGTTCCACTGCTAATTACGGAGAATTGTTAGATTTTACAATTGAGATTAGAGATGAGTTAATTAGACAAATTTCTAAGACGATTTTTGTTGATGTTTCTAATAACGAAACATTGGTTAAAGACTTAACAAAAATATTATTGCCAATTAGTTTAAAAATTAAATGGGGAATTTCAGACGACGTTAATATTACTTTGTATAAAGACCCACGTTCACTTTTTTCTCCTATTTTAGAAGAAAGTTTTAAACACATTACTCAAAATTTTATGAAAAAATACACATATTATTTTTCGACTCGTGAACAACAAGTTATCATTGGGATTATTCAAGGTATGATTAATAGAATTGAATTAACACATCGAAAATTGGATATTGTAATAATTGCAATAAACGGAAAACTAAGCACACAACAAATAAAATTTAATTTATTGCATTATTATAAAAGTTATATCAATGTTCTTTCCACAAAATCTCTCTATGAACTTAAAAGTCAAGATTATGATTATTATGATTATTATATTTGCGGAAAATACGGTAAAAACATGAGAATTCCCTTTCATCCAATTCTCTACGTTGATGAAACAATTAAAGAAACTGAATATGTAGACAGTTTACAAAAAGTTTTTTTGAAGTCTTTGGGTTATGATTTAAAACTACCAAAGATAACTGTTGAACATGTTTCGAAAATGACCGAGTCTTATGAAAATTATTGTGCAACCGATATATATAATAGTAATAATACTATTATTAGAGTTTTGTTTAATTTAAACAGTAGTAAAAATAATTTTAAAGTTTATCGTTTTGATCAAGAATATCAAAGTACTGATACAAATATTAGTAGTTTTATTGTTTTGGATACAAAGGTTAATGGAGATTTTGAAATGCTAAAAATGATTACGAATATTTTTTGGCAGATAGAGAAGAAACCGTCCTTAATACAAATGTCCTCTGAGAAAAAATACTCATATACGTATTTTATAGAAAATAATTAG
- a CDS encoding ChbG/HpnK family deacetylase codes for MSKIIIRADDLGYSKGINYGIYETLKNGFINNVGVMVNMPSTQHGVDLIMDLDVDLGLHTVISAGRPLSDPDTVSSLVDDFGNFKSSNLYRNSTEDLVDLEEVVVEIDAQYNQFLKLFGRKPDYFEGHAIYSPNFLKGLDIVAKKYDLPLLPFKLDLGPVKFKDSNVIITFMDSMNIHYNPVKTLEKVIDYSSTCANNVFPMMVCHPGFLDQYIINHSSLTNPRMQEVDFACSDKVRTVLVNNNIETIRFSDL; via the coding sequence ATGTCAAAAATAATAATAAGAGCAGATGATTTGGGTTATTCTAAGGGAATCAATTATGGAATTTATGAAACTTTAAAGAATGGGTTTATTAATAATGTTGGAGTTATGGTTAATATGCCTAGCACACAGCATGGAGTCGATTTAATAATGGATTTAGATGTTGATTTGGGGTTACATACGGTAATATCCGCTGGACGTCCATTGAGTGATCCGGATACGGTTTCTAGTTTGGTAGATGATTTTGGTAATTTTAAATCCTCAAATTTGTATCGAAATTCAACGGAGGATTTGGTTGATTTAGAAGAAGTAGTAGTTGAAATTGATGCACAGTATAATCAGTTTTTAAAACTTTTCGGAAGAAAACCTGACTATTTTGAAGGGCATGCGATTTATAGTCCGAATTTTTTAAAGGGGTTAGATATAGTAGCAAAAAAATATGATTTGCCTCTGCTTCCTTTTAAATTAGATCTAGGACCAGTTAAATTTAAGGATAGCAATGTAATTATTACTTTTATGGATAGCATGAATATACACTATAATCCCGTTAAAACTCTTGAAAAGGTTATTGATTATTCAAGCACATGTGCTAATAATGTATTTCCAATGATGGTTTGTCATCCTGGCTTTTTGGATCAATATATCATCAATCATTCAAGTTTGACTAATCCTAGGATGCAAGAGGTTGATTTTGCTTGTTCGGATAAAGTCAGGACGGTATTAGTTAATAATAATATTGAAACAATACGTTTCAGTGATTTATAA
- a CDS encoding autorepressor SdpR family transcription factor, with translation MSLNETMKALADVQRREILEHLRNKPMSAGEIAANFDLSNATVSYHLKVLKKAGLITESREKNYIIYSLSASVFEDVMAWFYKIGGKKENEK, from the coding sequence ATGAGTTTAAACGAAACAATGAAAGCTTTGGCCGATGTTCAGCGGCGTGAAATACTAGAACATTTACGTAATAAACCAATGTCGGCAGGAGAAATTGCAGCAAATTTTGATTTAAGTAATGCGACAGTTTCTTATCATTTGAAAGTCCTCAAAAAAGCCGGATTAATTACCGAAAGCCGCGAAAAAAATTATATTATTTATTCTCTTAGTGCTAGTGTTTTTGAAGATGTGATGGCTTGGTTTTATAAAATTGGAGGGAAAAAAGAAAATGAAAAATAA
- a CDS encoding DUF1648 domain-containing protein has translation MKNKRNLIIWSVITVLIILAPIILGLIFYHQLPAKVPSHFGVNNEPDNFIDKRFAVFLMPIIAALLQLVFIFISNKIKSARMTWVLLMITPVISTVIYLIILSFGLGHSLDVGRIVVFIIGIVFLAIGNYFPTLTVDQYRLIHYNWKITDPIIWSKLSRKLGYSFVISGAALLISLFFNVIVSLIIMGIFIIYVLGLMIYSTSLQVKSGK, from the coding sequence ATGAAAAATAAAAGAAATTTGATTATCTGGTCTGTTATAACAGTTTTAATAATTTTGGCTCCAATAATTTTAGGACTAATCTTTTATCATCAATTGCCAGCTAAAGTTCCTAGTCACTTTGGAGTTAATAATGAGCCGGATAATTTTATTGATAAAAGATTTGCAGTTTTTTTAATGCCAATAATCGCCGCTCTATTGCAGTTAGTTTTTATTTTTATTAGTAACAAAATAAAATCTGCAAGAATGACTTGGGTTTTATTAATGATCACGCCAGTTATTTCAACAGTAATTTATCTTATAATTCTTAGTTTTGGTTTAGGCCATTCACTGGATGTTGGACGAATAGTTGTTTTCATTATCGGAATCGTTTTTCTAGCGATCGGGAACTATTTTCCAACGCTAACGGTCGACCAATATCGTTTAATTCATTACAATTGGAAGATTACGGATCCGATAATTTGGTCAAAACTAAGCCGCAAACTAGGTTATTCATTTGTAATATCGGGAGCAGCTTTACTGATCTCTTTATTTTTTAATGTTATTGTGTCTCTAATTATCATGGGTATTTTTATCATTTATGTTCTAGGGTTAATGATTTACAGCACCTCTTTACAAGTTAAAAGCGGAAAATAA
- a CDS encoding BlaI/MecI/CopY family transcriptional regulator, with amino-acid sequence MDKLKFTKRELDIMHVLWDAKGPLSAKEVFEKNSSISLNTIQAVLRKLLRNKLIKTAEIGYSGTVLTRKYAPVLSEEDYLASQFSKKSISNLIATLIKNSSSEDLAEIEKLIADKKSKQTA; translated from the coding sequence TTGGATAAACTAAAGTTTACAAAAAGAGAATTAGATATTATGCATGTTTTATGGGATGCAAAGGGACCGTTATCGGCTAAAGAGGTATTCGAAAAGAATTCTTCTATTAGCTTGAATACCATCCAGGCTGTTTTGAGAAAACTATTGAGAAATAAACTTATTAAAACAGCAGAGATTGGTTATAGCGGAACGGTGTTGACTAGAAAATATGCACCAGTGTTGTCAGAGGAAGATTATTTGGCATCACAATTTTCAAAGAAGAGTATTTCTAACTTGATTGCAACTTTGATTAAGAATAGTTCTTCTGAAGATTTAGCAGAAATCGAAAAATTGATTGCTGATAAAAAGTCTAAGCAAACTGCTTAG
- a CDS encoding BspA family leucine-rich repeat surface protein — MNFNSENGRRRFNIILFWQVLILLALILTFLGKQFLAFNSKAEDTLSITKLSQVSTDLNQTLSGKDAFSLALAENSKVTASSNAVKLNRNTYQFNAVNNEISGEVTYSNAGITASGKLIDAVLTVTAQNASKVTVAPIGSITLTGRNAKAQMKLQFFIHGTKTPIAIDGHFTIDQLNPNEEIGLKLNQLKQIYSRGDSLVQTNSDQRYTNFKVNTLSEHNRFTAVYENQTELDYTLKNTGAEAGQLNLSSSSVVEIEMPQARMTGVDETVDPAESSEETKTDQFQGKLTETKAAPNKVRPLYLLQQNIPSKSAGYLGWNQIDDELDPVWSVEPKDIVITNELQEDVTNNFQVMIKGHHLTIDAAAEALKSSDFYGHTYSILIKGRINPQQELQSDKDDLKLGKPNSAKITLKTAGGVVTQKTNPAVNQVKVALPKVELDQSSIYSGMKTFSGKISHPETTKFYLSYKDNAGKTHDNEPLKITTKPNLTANALTARSADTKEKWQAAMPENLNAKAAPVKLTAKSVDGMKKDFWMRDGTWWDYNATTKVLTIHPHELNFDVDKAYSGWEYYWPWIARNSIGNQVKKVILEPGVTAKGSLEKLFTGLNYVDSYEGLDLLNTSQVTNMSEMFSNNNYGNLTTLDVSHFDTSNVTDMHQMFSNSAKLVNLDVSYFNTSNVTDMGAMFAGCPSLANLDVSHFDTSKVTNMNNMFSKVTSLLDLQNFDTSQVKDMSFMFSRYGGSSLDFSNRDTSSVTTMRYMFQNSTCPNINLSGLTNGQVTNMSYMFDNSKVVNLNLSDFSTSNVTDMSYMFQSTSGLTNLDFRQWTKFDTSKVTDMNHMFNSSNISSLNIETWDTSNVTYMYYMFSRLTKITSYSFLNSLKTGNVTTMEGMFSGSTNLGGIDFSQLLNFDTSKVVSMAYMFNYTDISPNANVRVFNTSKVTDMTSMFEWCSKLTIFDLNSWDTRSLKLTKSMFKNCSNLSSVKVSDWDTGALMDTSLMFQDCSSLENLNLTNWNVSNVTLTSSMFAGCSKLVSVGDLINWQTRNITSTYKMFYNCYKLNGINVANWNTSQMIDLSYMFSGCWAFTSLAVTNWDLSNAINTSHMFEGCGNVPQLDVSQWHASKITDLSYMFSGCKSLKHLDFNPTFDISNVTNLSYTFFSCIALETLPISSWNTAKVTNMYYTFGGCSSLTTLDISNWNTAKVTNMGGTFSGCSKLTNLDVSKWQTGLVTLMGSMFSNCSSLKSLDLSTFNTNNLIDMELMFGGCSSLENLNLTGFNTSKVGTVSYFPPGNYYSSIGSMRNLFYNCSSLTTLDLSSFDTTNLSKLAYYKPKSYQMNGMFYNTKNLWKLTLGPKMKIYPKAKSSSGWETFDPNFANPSAGTKINDPADPTGNYYATEAKWQELGTSNNDHEPNGGVKTADDIIADSQVDHTDTRTYVWYQVGSLNFTAPTEIDLGSHKISGRFEEGQSEAQSLEITDSRNGRANKQWRIDVAASDLVKSDDTTKKVAGNPLYIKDSAGEHQLTSTATSLYSGVSGGVGYADTWSKSWNLLFRSAPSAIPASGTYNGTVTFTLVDTTP, encoded by the coding sequence ATGAATTTTAATTCAGAAAATGGGAGACGACGTTTTAATATTATCTTGTTTTGGCAGGTTTTGATCCTCCTTGCCTTAATCTTGACCTTCCTCGGTAAACAATTTCTGGCTTTTAATTCAAAAGCTGAAGATACTTTATCGATTACCAAACTTTCTCAAGTAAGTACAGACTTAAATCAAACTTTATCTGGTAAGGATGCTTTCTCTTTAGCATTGGCAGAAAACTCAAAAGTCACTGCCAGTTCTAATGCAGTTAAGCTTAACCGTAATACCTATCAGTTTAATGCAGTTAACAATGAAATCTCAGGTGAAGTTACTTATTCTAACGCCGGGATTACTGCAAGCGGTAAGCTGATTGATGCAGTATTAACCGTAACTGCCCAAAATGCATCAAAAGTAACGGTGGCGCCAATCGGCAGCATTACCCTCACTGGAAGGAACGCTAAAGCTCAGATGAAGCTGCAGTTCTTTATTCATGGGACAAAGACCCCGATAGCAATAGATGGTCATTTTACAATTGACCAGTTAAATCCAAATGAAGAAATAGGACTGAAGCTTAATCAGCTTAAACAGATTTATAGTCGGGGAGATTCTTTAGTTCAGACTAATTCTGATCAAAGATATACTAATTTCAAGGTTAATACCCTTAGTGAACATAATCGCTTTACGGCAGTCTATGAGAATCAGACAGAACTTGACTATACCTTAAAGAATACTGGAGCAGAAGCAGGACAGCTTAATTTAAGCAGCAGCTCAGTAGTTGAGATTGAGATGCCTCAGGCGAGGATGACGGGGGTTGATGAAACTGTTGATCCAGCGGAGAGTTCAGAAGAAACTAAGACTGATCAATTTCAAGGAAAACTAACAGAAACCAAAGCAGCACCTAATAAAGTACGTCCTTTATATCTGCTGCAGCAGAATATTCCAAGTAAGTCAGCTGGGTATTTAGGTTGGAATCAGATTGATGATGAACTAGATCCAGTCTGGTCAGTCGAACCGAAAGACATTGTGATTACCAATGAACTGCAGGAAGATGTTACCAACAATTTTCAAGTAATGATTAAGGGTCATCATTTAACAATTGATGCTGCAGCAGAAGCATTAAAGAGTTCAGACTTTTATGGGCATACGTATTCTATTTTAATTAAGGGGAGAATAAACCCTCAACAAGAGCTGCAGAGTGATAAAGACGATTTAAAGTTAGGAAAACCCAATAGCGCTAAGATTACGTTAAAGACAGCAGGCGGGGTTGTGACGCAGAAGACTAATCCAGCGGTCAATCAAGTAAAAGTTGCCCTGCCGAAGGTTGAACTGGATCAAAGCTCAATTTATAGCGGGATGAAAACTTTTAGCGGTAAGATCAGTCATCCAGAGACGACGAAGTTTTACTTAAGCTACAAAGACAACGCGGGAAAGACTCATGATAACGAACCGTTAAAGATTACCACCAAACCTAATCTGACAGCTAACGCACTTACGGCAAGAAGTGCAGATACCAAAGAGAAGTGGCAGGCAGCAATGCCTGAGAACCTCAATGCCAAAGCAGCACCAGTGAAGCTGACGGCGAAGAGTGTTGACGGGATGAAGAAAGACTTTTGGATGCGGGACGGCACATGGTGGGATTATAATGCAACAACCAAAGTTCTAACAATTCATCCCCATGAGCTGAATTTCGATGTCGATAAAGCATATAGTGGATGGGAGTATTATTGGCCTTGGATAGCAAGAAATTCTATAGGAAATCAGGTTAAGAAAGTAATTCTTGAACCGGGAGTTACTGCTAAAGGATCGCTAGAAAAATTATTTACAGGACTTAATTATGTTGATAGTTACGAAGGATTGGATCTTCTGAACACGAGCCAAGTAACGAATATGAGTGAGATGTTTTCAAATAATAATTATGGAAATTTAACGACTTTAGATGTCTCTCACTTTGACACCAGCAATGTAACTGATATGCATCAGATGTTTAGTAATTCAGCAAAATTAGTCAATTTAGATGTTTCTTATTTTAACACTAGTAATGTAACTGATATGGGGGCAATGTTTGCTGGCTGTCCATCCCTCGCTAATTTAGACGTTAGTCATTTTGATACGAGTAAAGTTACAAATATGAATAATATGTTTTCCAAAGTGACTTCGCTCCTTGATCTTCAGAATTTTGACACCAGCCAAGTGAAGGATATGAGTTTTATGTTTAGTCGTTATGGGGGGAGTAGTTTGGATTTTTCAAACCGTGACACCAGCAGCGTGACTACTATGAGGTATATGTTTCAAAATAGTACCTGTCCAAATATTAATTTAAGTGGCTTAACAAATGGTCAAGTAACTAATATGAGCTATATGTTTGACAATTCGAAAGTCGTTAATTTAAATTTAAGTGATTTTAGCACCAGCAATGTAACAGATATGAGCTACATGTTTCAATCAACTTCTGGATTAACAAATCTCGACTTTCGACAATGGACTAAATTTGATACGAGTAAAGTCACAGATATGAATCATATGTTTAATAGCTCTAATATATCTTCGTTAAATATCGAAACTTGGGATACGAGTAATGTAACTTATATGTACTATATGTTTTCTAGGTTAACAAAAATTACGAGCTATAGTTTCTTAAATAGTTTAAAAACCGGAAATGTAACCACTATGGAGGGAATGTTTAGCGGCTCTACAAATTTAGGAGGGATTGATTTTAGCCAGCTTTTAAATTTTGATACCAGTAAAGTTGTTAGTATGGCCTACATGTTTAATTATACTGATATTTCACCTAATGCTAATGTCAGAGTCTTTAACACTAGTAAGGTCACAGATATGACTTCAATGTTTGAGTGGTGTTCTAAGTTAACAATTTTTGATCTCAATTCTTGGGATACGAGAAGTCTTAAGTTAACGAAGAGCATGTTTAAAAATTGTTCTAACTTGTCTAGTGTGAAGGTTAGTGATTGGGATACGGGAGCACTTATGGACACGTCATTGATGTTTCAAGATTGTAGTTCACTTGAAAATCTTAACTTGACTAATTGGAATGTTTCAAATGTTACTCTAACATCCAGTATGTTTGCGGGTTGCTCGAAATTAGTTAGTGTTGGAGATTTGATCAATTGGCAGACCCGTAATATTACTAGTACATACAAAATGTTTTATAACTGTTACAAATTAAACGGAATTAATGTCGCTAATTGGAATACGAGTCAGATGATCGATCTGAGTTATATGTTTTCTGGCTGTTGGGCATTTACAAGCTTAGCAGTTACTAATTGGGATTTAAGCAATGCTATTAACACGTCGCATATGTTTGAAGGCTGCGGCAATGTACCCCAATTGGATGTCAGCCAATGGCATGCGAGCAAAATCACCGATCTGAGTTATATGTTTTCTGGTTGTAAATCTTTAAAACATTTGGATTTTAATCCAACTTTTGATATCAGCAATGTTACTAATCTGAGCTATACTTTTTTTAGCTGTATTGCTTTAGAGACCCTTCCTATTAGTAGTTGGAACACTGCAAAAGTAACAAATATGTATTACACTTTTGGTGGCTGTTCTTCCTTAACCACCCTTGACATTAGCAATTGGAATACGGCAAAGGTAACAAATATGGGCGGAACTTTTAGTGGCTGCAGTAAGTTAACTAACCTTGATGTTAGTAAATGGCAGACGGGTTTAGTTACTCTCATGGGCAGTATGTTTAGTAATTGTTCTTCTTTGAAAAGTTTAGATCTAAGTACGTTTAATACAAACAATCTTATAGATATGGAATTAATGTTTGGTGGCTGCTCTTCGCTTGAAAATCTCAATCTTACTGGATTTAATACTAGCAAAGTTGGAACCGTATCATATTTCCCACCAGGTAATTATTATAGTTCTATCGGATCAATGCGAAATTTATTTTACAATTGTTCCTCTTTGACAACATTAGATTTAAGTAGTTTTGATACAACAAATTTAAGCAAATTGGCTTACTATAAACCAAAATCATATCAAATGAATGGAATGTTTTATAATACAAAGAACCTTTGGAAGTTAACTTTAGGACCGAAAATGAAAATTTATCCAAAAGCAAAGTCAAGTTCAGGTTGGGAAACTTTTGATCCGAACTTCGCTAATCCAAGTGCGGGCACTAAGATTAATGACCCGGCTGATCCGACAGGTAATTACTATGCAACTGAAGCAAAGTGGCAAGAACTTGGCACTTCGAACAATGATCACGAACCCAACGGGGGCGTGAAGACTGCTGATGATATTATTGCCGATTCGCAAGTAGACCATACTGACACCCGAACGTACGTTTGGTATCAAGTGGGAAGTCTTAATTTCACCGCGCCAACGGAAATTGATCTCGGGAGTCACAAGATCTCAGGCCGATTTGAAGAAGGTCAGAGCGAGGCGCAAAGCTTAGAAATTACCGATAGTCGCAACGGTCGAGCTAACAAACAATGGCGCATCGATGTTGCGGCGAGTGACTTAGTGAAATCGGATGATACGACGAAGAAAGTTGCCGGTAATCCGCTCTACATTAAAGATTCCGCTGGTGAACATCAGCTCACATCGACGGCAACATCGCTCTATTCTGGGGTTAGTGGGGGCGTTGGATACGCTGATACGTGGAGTAAGAGTTGGAATTTATTATTTAGGTCGGCTCCGAGTGCAATTCCGGCTAGTGGAACCTACAATGGCACGGTGACTTTCACTTTAGTTGATACCACACCTTAA
- a CDS encoding alpha/beta fold hydrolase, which produces MVFCNGFGGYQEIWSAQKPALIGHGYQMITWDYPGQGSSSGDIADNLIQLAQNLALIILKLDLRNPILIGHSMGASVIWNYLQNFGTDNIAGILTIDQSPKMINTPHWNFGLNGVSNENISEKLTTKFSVHETMHGLVPIVSNELADAKTKHPFNRSEAQKLLLSHFKADWRNTIERLMIPVQLITARSSPYFPNGYGEWLQNHNPQIRETIMENCGHDIMAEIPNQFNRSMIDFLKICIKKKSSPNY; this is translated from the coding sequence GTGGTATTTTGTAATGGATTTGGCGGATATCAAGAAATTTGGTCTGCCCAAAAACCTGCTTTAATCGGACATGGATATCAAATGATTACTTGGGATTACCCTGGTCAAGGAAGTTCAAGCGGAGACATTGCAGATAATCTCATTCAACTTGCTCAAAACCTAGCGCTGATTATTTTAAAACTAGATTTAAGAAATCCGATATTAATTGGTCATTCGATGGGCGCTTCAGTCATTTGGAATTACCTGCAGAATTTTGGCACAGATAATATTGCCGGGATTTTAACAATTGACCAAAGCCCTAAAATGATTAACACTCCTCATTGGAATTTTGGGCTTAATGGGGTTAGTAATGAAAATATTTCAGAAAAACTAACCACAAAATTTTCAGTTCATGAAACAATGCATGGATTAGTTCCAATAGTTTCAAATGAATTAGCCGATGCTAAAACTAAACATCCTTTTAATCGATCTGAAGCCCAAAAATTATTACTAAGTCACTTTAAGGCAGATTGGCGAAACACAATTGAAAGACTTATGATCCCAGTTCAATTAATTACCGCAAGGTCTAGTCCCTATTTTCCTAATGGGTATGGTGAATGGTTACAAAATCATAACCCGCAAATTAGAGAAACAATCATGGAAAATTGTGGGCATGACATTATGGCAGAAATTCCAAACCAATTTAATCGGTCAATGATTGATTTTTTAAAAATATGTATCAAAAAAAAGAGCTCTCCAAATTATTGA